The Manis javanica isolate MJ-LG chromosome 4, MJ_LKY, whole genome shotgun sequence genome contains a region encoding:
- the KPLCE gene encoding protein KPLCE: MCDQQKQLQLPPSCVKSSGLGAGKSSNCASVKYAVPRQVQTFMKCPGPCPVQTYVKCVTPCQTYVKCPTPSQTTYVKCPTPCQTTYVKRPAPCQAQTCYVQRPSPCRTYVQAPASGSVAHCCAPDPCSAPSSTSYCCLAPQTFGVSPLRRWVQQPQDCRSGSSGCCVASGCCSSPPSSSGYCGSSHCGPGCCCLGIIPMRSRGPACCDHEDNCCC; encoded by the coding sequence ATGTGTGACCAGCAGAAACAGCTACAGCTCCCTCCATCTTGTGTGAAAAGTTCAGGGTTGGGAGCTGGAAAAAGTAGCAACTGTGCCTCTGTAAAATATGCAGTTCCACGCCAAGTTCAAACCTTCATGAAATGCCCAGGTCCATGCCCAGTTCAAACCTATGTGAAATGTGTGACTCCATGCCAGACTTATGTGAAATGCCCAACTCCATCCCAGACAACTTACGTGAAATGCCCAACTCCCTGTCAGACCACCTATGTGAAACGCCCAGCTCCATGCCAGGCCCAGACATGCTATGTCCAGCGCCCTTCTCCTTGCCGGACCTATGTCCAGGCTCCTGCAAGTGGCTCAGTTGCCCACTGCTGTGCCCCTGACCCATGTTCTGCTCCCAGCTCCACCAGCTACTGCTGCCTGGCTCCCCAGACCTTTGGGGTGAGTCCCCTGAGGCGCTGGGTCCAACAGCCTCAGGACTGCAGATCAGGGTCATCGGGCTGCTGTGTGGCATCTGGGTGCTGCAGCTCTCCACCCTCCAGTTCTGGGTACTGCGGCTCCAGTCACTGTGGTCCTGGGTGCTGCTGTTTGGGAATCATTCCCATGAGGTCCCGAGGTCCAGCATGCTGTGATCATGAGGATAATTGCTGCTGTTAA